The following proteins are encoded in a genomic region of Cuculus canorus isolate bCucCan1 chromosome 21, bCucCan1.pri, whole genome shotgun sequence:
- the CFAP107 gene encoding LOW QUALITY PROTEIN: cilia- and flagella-associated protein 107 (The sequence of the model RefSeq protein was modified relative to this genomic sequence to represent the inferred CDS: inserted 1 base in 1 codon; deleted 1 base in 1 codon) — protein sequence MEYADFIRACTMLQALIFSDVNKEEHYLEWTFWFVPLVVSVYEGLLCVVQLFGNRLEEGKRFIKDTGKSGSSIYRADFLYFPDPTLRRIMMEKGKFSYGSFQGLQTQHFFTHHEEPSSKNLVSEYDNRDRIFNSIISNFESFPLSEPPTKHGLREQLMEQRHKKEAGVIXVYTISYIHTLISALATRQLRLAAEARGPASEQGQLPLRVSRKLDYEGGQKFLHTISQLMGDRKARDASV from the exons ATGGAATATGCAGACTTTATTCGAGCGTGTACCATGCTGCAAGCCCTTATCTTTAGCGATGTCAATAAAGAAGAACATTACCTTGAATGGACATTCTGGTTTGTCCCTCTTGTTGTGTCTGTCTACGAAGGTCTACTGTGTGTCGTACAG CTCTTTGGAAACCGactggaagaggggaaga GGTTTATAAAAGACACTGGGAAAAGTGGCAGCAGCATATACAGAGCAGACTTCCTTTACTTCCCAGACCCAACACTACGGAGAATCATGATGGAAAAAGGGAA GTTCTCATATGGCTCATTCCAAGGCCTGCAAACGCAGCACTTCTTCACCCATCATGAGGAACCAAGCAGC AAAAATTTAGTATCAGAGTATGACAATAGA GATCGAATATTTAATTCTATAATTTCTAACTTTGAATCATTTCCTCTCTCAGAACCACCCACCAAGCATGGCCTTCGTGAGCAGCTGATGGAACAAAGGCACAAGAAAGAAGCGGGAGTGA AAGTCTACACCATTTCCTACATACACACCCTGATTTCCGCTTTAGCCACTCGCCAGCTGAGACTGGCAGCTGAAGCTCGTGGCCCTGCTTctgagcagggacagcttccCCTGCGTGTTAGTAGAAAACTGGACTATGAAGGAGGTCAGAAATTCCTGCACACCATCAGCCAACTGATGGGAGATAGAAAAGCCAGGGATGCCTCTGTGTAA